One region of Oryza sativa Japonica Group chromosome 5, ASM3414082v1 genomic DNA includes:
- the LOC107276785 gene encoding uncharacterized protein has product MAPARIRGDEGIGKNSCNKTWRKKISKKQSAQQGGVNQPLVVPQLFKFHKFMRLFTLQEMLFLRRRKSKWEQQQEEVELFSEEEECSTTRFWRDPDTEFCNICGDDKGNHLELMCPYNYLSPAAYFPCRARLALWGNYTTTLRYKCSRHREEEQSEPPMHDEANARRLGFLRCLVRVNNLSELCPPEQLVELFGRFGPLWMWYVPTRGSGGTCKGFGCVVFQRHRHAEEAVEALNCWEFGGRKLRVDWAYPCLN; this is encoded by the exons ATGGCCCCTGCCCGGATAAGGGGAGACGAAGGCATCGGCAAGAACAGCTGTAATAAAACGTGGAGGAAGAAGATTTCGAAGAAGCAATCTGCGCAGCAAG GAGGTGTAAATCAGCCTTTGGTTGTACCTCAACTCTTCAAGTTCCACAAGTTTATGAGGCTCTTTACTCTCCAAGAGATGCTCTTTCTGCGTCGAAGAAAGAGTAAATGGGAGCAACAACAGGAGGAGGTAGAATTGTTCTCAGAAGAGGAGGAAT GCTCCACTACACGCTTTTGGAGGGATCCGGATACTGAGTTCTGCAACATCTGTGGAGACGACAAGGGAAACCATCTGGAGCTGATGTGCCCCTACAACTATCTTTCCCCGGCTGCGTACTTCCCATGCAGAGCGCGGCTCGCTCTCTGGGGCAACTACACAACCACGCTCCGTTACAAGTGCTCGCGGCACAGAGAGGAAGAGCAAAGCGAGCCCCCGATGCACGACGAAGCGAACGCGAGGCGTCTCGGGTTCCTGCGGTGCCTCGTCCGCGTGAACAACCTGTCGGAGTTGTGCCCACCGGAGCAGCTCGTTGAGCTGTTCGGCCGGTTCGGGCCGCTGTGGATGTGGTACGTCCCGACGCGAGGCTCCGGGGGGACATGCAAGGGATTCGGCTGCGTCGTGTTCCAGCGACATCGGCACGCGGAGGAGGCCGTGGAGGCGCTCAACTGCTGGGAATTCGGTGGCCGCAAGCTGCGAGTCGATTGGGCTTACCCTTGTCTAAACTGA